A stretch of DNA from Pontiella agarivorans:
CATCAAGATATTCGCCTGTTATGATAGTTGCATGCTGGTATGTCAGAAGGTCTGCCCATGATTGATATTCAGGGCAGATTAAAAGCGCGAAGCCTTCTTGAGAAAATATTAGGCGAAGGCATCAGCAATTATGATTTGCAGGATTCCTGGCCTGAAAGTGGGGATCCTGCGATCTCTGCTTTGTTGGATGCGTTTGATGCCTATTATGATGATTTCCCTGAAACCCAATTAACCCGATCAAACTTTAGTTCGGATGTCGTTCAGTTTATGGAACGCTCTATTCTTTTTTTGTCTTTGGTATACGAGTATGAGTGGCCTTTTTTCAACTTTACGTTTTTCCCAACTTTTTTGTCAAAGCTGTGTCGATCAGGGGAAAAGTGGAGGCTGGAATATGAAAAATTCAAGCAGTGCGGAGATTTTGATGTATGGCCGTTTTTTCGCGAATCCGACTATGAAGAAGCGTTAAAAGAAAGTCGTTTGTAGAAGGAGTCTATTGGCATGAAAAGTATCTTGTATAAATTGGTTTTGTTTCTGTTATTCACATGCCCCAGCCATGCCTGCTATCAAGCTGAACAAGGGTGCTGGTTGAACCGGGATCCTATTGAGGAGCAAGGGGAGGACGATATTTATTCTTTCGGAGATAATTCGATTGTTTCATCGGTTGATATTTTGGGAATGATACAATGGTATGAAAATTATGGCGGCCCATCTGCGGCATTCACGTCCACGAATCGGGTTACTCCTAATGAAGGAAGTCCGCGTCGCCCTCGCATTCTGGGACGGCCTTTTTAGGGAATAAGGGAAACCTAAGGTATGAACGCACAATTACGCATTTACTTACCAGCACTTTTTTCCGTCACAATAATTATGTTGCTCCTCAGCGTTTGTGCTTCCTGTTCAGTAGGTGACGTTGAACTTGCGATCTCACAAGGAATGGTTCTCAATCTTAATGAAAATAGGAGTTTGACGATAGAAAGCATAGATCCGTTAACACGTTCATATATATTGGATGGCTATACCAACGTAGTTAAATTAACCCCGGACACAGTTAGGTATTATGGAAGAATGGGACTGTCTGGCTCTTCTGCCTGGAAGGGTTCTCGGGGCATTGATCGGGCGGTGTTTTCAGAAGGGCAACAGCATTTTTATTCGGCTGATGAGGCGATTTCCTGGCTGACTCTTGGATGGAATGGAACAAACGGCATCGGGCTGGTTTATACCAGTGATGGATTGGCAGTGGGATATAAGGAAACCGGATCTAGAAGGCAAATCAACATCGATGTATGGCAGGTATATATAAACGGGAGAAAACCGGAAGATTTGCCGGGAGCCTCTGACGAAAAGCTTCAGGTGTATTATAAAGAAGGCAGCAATTTAAGAGAGCCGACGGTCGGAGAATATCGACCAAGCAAACCGGCTATGCTCAACGGTGTAAAGTATTCTGGACGTGCCTTGGATATGTTAAAGGAGTTTAAGCGAATTTCCAGAGAGGATGTGGAAAGGGCTCTACTGTATGGGGAGAAATCTCCCTTCGAGGGAGGCTATATTTATGATCTTCGAAACGGAGCCAGCGGTCATAGTATTCGCGTTGTTGTAGATCCTGCTGATAGAGTTCTACGGGTGTATGACCGAGGTTGAATGAATATATGAAAGTCAAACTTACAGTATATTGCGGGATTGTGCTGAGTTCTTTGGTTTTATTTAACGTCAAGGCATGCGGAGCTTCTGAGAGCGAACAACATGAGCTTTCTATTCAGGTCTCTTTACGGGATGCACCTGCGGAAGCGTTGCGCTGGCGGAATGTTAGAAAAGTACTCAACACATTTGCTGAACTTGGACATTGCCGGGTTGAGATCAATGACTTTGTTTGGGATTCCAGTTGGATTGATAATGCTAAGGTTTATAGACATGACGACCCTTTAGCTTTGGGCGAAGATTCGAACAAGATTATGAGGGAATGGGCAGAACGGAATCAAGGTTGCCTTGTTGAACTGTGGATTGGCGAGAATGTCGAGTTTGATCGAATAAAATGTGTTACAGAATGCCTTCGTGATCATGACAGTAATTATATCCTGTATTTCTTAAAAAATAATCCGAATGGCTTAATTCTGAACTTATATGGCTCCGTTCAGCGGAAGGGAAATAAGGAGCCGCAATGAAATGCTGTATTTTTATCTTTTTTTCATCATTTCAACGAATAACTCTCTTGCC
This window harbors:
- a CDS encoding DUF4258 domain-containing protein; the encoded protein is MNAQLRIYLPALFSVTIIMLLLSVCASCSVGDVELAISQGMVLNLNENRSLTIESIDPLTRSYILDGYTNVVKLTPDTVRYYGRMGLSGSSAWKGSRGIDRAVFSEGQQHFYSADEAISWLTLGWNGTNGIGLVYTSDGLAVGYKETGSRRQINIDVWQVYINGRKPEDLPGASDEKLQVYYKEGSNLREPTVGEYRPSKPAMLNGVKYSGRALDMLKEFKRISREDVERALLYGEKSPFEGGYIYDLRNGASGHSIRVVVDPADRVLRVYDRG